The DNA region GTCTTTTGATAACCCCACCTCGGTTTTATGCCTGCTAGGATAGATGAAGAAGTCGATGCGTACGCATGTCCttttccatcatcaactaGTTTCCTGTGCCAAagttcctcctctgccttgttcttggttCTTGTCGATGGCCTCAGGGCCAAGCACCTGCGCACCCCCGAGTACGGCGGCACGGACCCTTCGGTGGCACGCAACTTTTCGACGGCGTGCGCCGCGTGTCAGAGCACCGAGAGGGGGATATATGCTGCATGCGGTTTGGCGAGGTGTCTAGTAGGATCACTTGTGCCTCTCATATAGAAAACCGTCGTCTGTCCGGTCCACCCTGTACGCCGGAGCACCACCCATTcattcatccatccatccatccatcctcctactcctcctcctcctcctcctccactgccGGATGTCATCGGGTTGTAATGTTAGAAAGCGGCGGAAATTACGACGTTGCAGCCATGAGTGACATCCTGGATCACGGATTGGGCGAACAACTGGCAGCGGCCCTGCTCACTTGGGGTGGGGAACAGGACCAGGAGGCGAGACGGCAACCGAGAACGCAACCAGATCATCATAACGAGCCCGGTGCTGATGCCCGCTCAGATTCCAGTTTTGACTCTGCCTCTGACTCTGGCTCTCTCACTCCTCTGACCCGTCATCATGTTTACTTCCGCAAACTGATGCGCTTCGCCGACGACAGCACCTGGAGCAAGACAGCCCTGGGCCCCCACAGGCGTGATATTGATGTCAACCTGGAGGACGGCAACGACCGTGACGACAACCTGGATGCTACCGATTCCGATagcaccttcaccacccaaccaGCCAAGAGCACCAATATCTGTGCCCGTTATCGCCAGCACAGGGTAGAGACCATGGAGAACCCACCGCTGCCCCCACAGAACTGGGACAAGGAATTGCCGCCAACACCTTTCGATACAACCCctacctcatcatcatcacatcccCAGATGTCTTGCAGGATATCAACCTTCCCGTTTTCGCATCCATGTGACATACCAGAGTTGATACTTGATCCGGACGAGGACCATCTTCACACCGAACCCAGCCCGCTGCCATCCGGGCCCGTCACCCCCAGCGTGGTCAACGACATCTTCCAACCTCTTAGCCAGACTGCTTCCCCTGATCTCGAGTTTGGTCCCTTCACTCCACTCGCCCTCGAGGCGGATTTTCAGCACTCCatggaacagcagcagcagtccaGAAAGATGTCCATCAAGACCATGGTCTCGGACGTATCAGACGGTCTCGGTATtattgaagaagaagacgacgtCAACACCGACGGCGTGTCTATGCTCACTCCGACAGAGGCTTCTTTTGGTGGAGCCGCTGGCGGAGAATCCAGCATAGATCGGTTTGGGAGGGTAGATTCAAGGGCCTACCAACCCCAAGCATGGAGCATAAGTTCATCGGCCGGTAGCACCGGGTCGAGCGAGTGGCGCCCCAGCATCAAGAGTTCACGAAAGTCGGTAACCCTCCTCTCGCGCATGCGCGGACGACACTCGGTAGTGCAGGAGGAGCCTTTGGAAAAACGGTCGCTGACTCCGTACGAGCTCAGTGCTCCAGCACCAAGACAGGACGACGACAACTGCGTCGACATGCCGCCCCCGCCGACTGGATCATCGCTGCCTACCATTCACAGTCGCACCGAGATCACCTCGACGACCAACCCTCGGTTCTTTGGCAGAATTCCGTGGTTGACAAGTGATTCGCAGCCCGAGAAGCAGGGGACcgtgtttggtgttgattTGAATTCGAGCATCAAACTGGCACCCATGAAGATTCGGGTGTCACAtcggggaagggggtcatCGTACCGGACATATCCGCTAGGCGTTTACAAGTGCTGCGAGTTCATTCGCAAAGAGGGTACCTTATGTTTCCCACCTTTTGCGTTGCGAGGACTGAATGACACTGACATTGGATGCTTTGCAGGCAACAAAGCCGGCAGAGCTTTTTGCTCTCCCGGCAACGCCTTCAACGTGGCACAGCTCAAAGAAATCTTCAACACAGGACCGACTTACGGCGAGAATTTCCAGTTTGAAGGTACCGACTACACGGTCCACGATGCCGCGCGTTTGATTCTGTTATACCTTGAGGAACTGCCCAAACCTCTCATCACGTCATCAGTTGTAAGGTGTTGGGTGTTGCTGGCCCGCCAAGAGGGAGCCATCGAGCCGCCTTGTCCACGGGTCGAAACCGGACTCGACTTTTGGACCGAAGCCCTCAGCCGTCTGCCAACCGCGTCCCGCAATCTCGTCAAGCACCTCCTCGCCATATTTGCCGAGGTCTTGCTGCAAACGACGGGAAACGTCACAGAGGCAGATTCACGGCATTTTGCTTCGGCAGTCTCGCGGGCACTGTTCCATCAGGACACCGACGCTAGTGTCgtggctggtggtgctcCCACagccagcaagaagaagaccaacAAAAGGAGCGTCCATCCGACGCTGGCTCTTGCTTTTTTGATTAAGAAGCGAGGAGAATATTCGGCGACGTTGGGCAAGGCTACAAATATGGGTACCAAGAGAGACACCCAGTTTTTGCCCACCACGAAGGAAATCATGCAATGGAAGGGATAGAGGGAGATATAATGGCGTGTTCAAAAGCTACGGGGACACCGGTTCCAAGGTGGGCATCATggcctaggtaggtaggatGTGGACGGACAGGAGATGTGAACGGAGAAACTGGCACGCGCGTTGGTTGAGATACcccttttgctttcttgctcttcttgccaTTTTTACTGCATTTTAGTCTTTCAAGCGTCGGAGGGGTTTGCCTACACATCACATctatcatcatcttcacaCAATCATCATTTTTCGGCGTTTTTCTTTGTTATTTCCGGGAATGGATGAGCCCAATGTACACCTGGATTCTACATGTCGAAGCGGATAGTCATTTATTACTGTTGGTACCTATAGTCTGGGTTGAAAAAGGGTCAAGTAATCGGATGGAAGAAGGTTGACTGGGGAATTGTCACGATATTAAAATATCATCTAATGCTGCTGTCCATTATTCTCTGGTTTTTCTGATCAAGCTTGTGACAAGAATATGCTGTTAGTTTGCCATTTATATGAACGTGAAAGCGAGATTTCATAGAAGGTCGCCGGCAAATCTGATCTACCATGCCTCTCATCAACGGCATTTAGTTCTGTTGTCGATCAACTTGGGGTACATGGCCCAGCTCTATATGACCTGCATTGTATGGTTATGCATGAAATAAACATGGAGCTATCCCAGAAAAGGACAACTTTCGATGGTGGCATAAGAATTCAAGAAGCTAGCAAAAATGGACACGACTGAGGTCAAAAGAGTACAGCGGGAGCAAAACGGGGGAACACTCGGTTTCCTCAGTGTTGTTTTTCTAGAGGATTAATTGCTCTTGACCGTCCGTCCGGGCGTGCTATTCAAAACGGGGGCTGCCAACACTCCATTTTGATCCATTCAATTACACATATGCTTGGGTGAAAGACAGTGCCATTTACCTCAGGAAGGAACAAGGCTACCGAGCATTGGGATTTTCAATCCACTATCTATTAATAGTTGGTAAGCAAACCTGGTGAACAGCATAAGACACGCCTCCTCTCGGTGTGGTCCACGGCCTCCAACATTGAACCACACCATTAGGTTTACGCTCTTACACTGTCACGGCTTTATATTCCGCAGGTCATACACCATAAATGCCAAGAAAAACAACTAATTCTACCATGAGAGATAGAAGCcccgaaaaaaaaatgtgATAGCTCACCAGTCAACACCCCCTAGAAAGGTGACTTACCCGCAGTAAAGCTATTCTTCTCTATTTTTACATTGGTGATTCGACCGCGTCGTTGATACTACATAACCAGCTAGTTAGTATCGAGCAACGGAATCGTAGGGTCTGTAGCAAATTGTTCAAGTACCTGTAGGTCCCAAGTTTTGCCTGATGATCTGAAGTTAGCTACGCAGTTCTGTTGAAACGGGAACGTCTCGAAACGGAGAAAACAGAGGGATCGGAGGTGCTTACTGAGGTTGAGCCATTTTGAGTTGTTGACATATGCTCCAGAAAAGGTGATTATATGGGCAGGTGggcttgggaaggggagacctgcttggtgatgttgtcgttAGCGGCGAGGTGTGGGAGGTATTTGGATAGCAGCTTCACTGTTATGCTGGGCAGAAACTCGACTGATGAGAGCATGTCCAGCAGATAGCCGTAGCATAAATCGATAACAGTAAacgatttttttttttggcacGGATAGATATGTCTGATAGCTATTGTGCTGCTGTGTTACCTCCGAATTCTCCGAGTGACTCTACATTTCAACTCTCGTATAGGCAGTGGGTGAACATCACTACGTATTGGTGGTATAAGTTTCAAACTTACTTGCTGCTTTTGTAACAAAACATAGCGTAAACTAGACAGTAGAGGTGATCAGAACGTAAGAACAAAGGCCAAAAAAAGTCTATACAGGCTGTTCATGCTGGCATTACAACTTTGTTACACATGTAGCTAGCCGGTACTTGTTGTTGAcacaggaggaggagtcatAAAGGGGCTGGCAATGCCATCAGAGCCATCCAAGATGGGGCTCTAGCCAACCTGCATTGCACAGGCTTCTTCCAGGCACCCATGTTCAACAAGTGCTAGGACTCAACATCTTCCAGGCTTAATAAATGGATGCATATGTTCTAGAAACATCTATCGGTCATCATGGCTCATGCCCGTCTCTGATTCGATGGGGCCGGACATGTTCGGACTCGTAGGACTATCGACCATCATGGTAGTGTAACCCCGGCAAAGCGCCGGGTCCGAACTTGCAGGTATGACACTTATCACCATCTGAATGGAGGCTCAACGGCTCCACGTTGAGTATATATATCTATATGGCAAACTCAGCTCAAACCCGTCTCACACAACTTACAACATCCCTCGTTTAAACATGTCCAACGCTGTCGAAACCGAAAGAACCCTTTACAGGGGCTCATGTCACTGCGGCTTTGCCAAGTACACCGTCCGGCTAGACTTCACCAAACCACCTCCGTCTCTCCATGGAGCAAACGCCACCAGATGCAACTGTCGCGTCTGCCTCAAAATGGGCACCATGCTCACAGACCCCGGAGACGACGGGTCGTCGACATTTACCCTCCTGACACCAGCAGAGAAAGATCTCGGCATGTATGCATTCGACACAGAGCGGGTGAGGTGGTTCTTCTGCCCCAAGTGCAGCATCACTCTCTACAACAGGGTGCATGGGGTGTTTGAGGGGGTCGAGGTGCGCACGTTTAGGGTAAATGTGCTGACGCTGGATGAGAGGGCGGATGGGTCGCCGATGGAAGATCTGAAGAATCTCAAGATCAAGTACTGGGATTTCAAGGGAGTAGAGTTGCCCAAAGCGCCTCTTGATGAACCTGTCAATGGAGGagtgtggtgagggttggggcACTGTGTACCCGCAGCTTACCTAGTTAGAAATGATTGGCCAATGATGCCAAGCTGACTCCACACTTCCCGCTCGATGTGCGCGGGGCAAGCAAGCTGCGCCCTGTGATGTTGGGACCTAATTATTTTTGGGGAGCTGGTGTCCTGACTCCTCTGCCGAATCCCTAGCCCAGCAAGTAATCGACCATGGCCAAGAGCGCGAACAAGGcaaagaagagaaagcagAATGCCCAGGCCGAGGGGCCGAACAAGGCCGCAAAGACAGCGGCAGTAGCGGCGGCGACAGCCTGGACAACACCCCCCGACAGCGACGGCGACGGCCCATCTCCCGGCTCGGCGCTCGAGCCCAGGACCTTGCAGACAGTCATCTCGCACGAGGAACTCGATATGGCCATCGACACCCTCAAGACGATTGCCCAGTACCCGAACCTGATCAAGTCCAAGCAATGCAAGGACCTGCGTGTCGCCGTCTACGATTTCCGCCAGGCCTCTGCCATCGATGCTGGAGCGAACGCCAGCCTGACGGCCCGCATCACAGCAGCCCTCGCCGATGAGCGATACACAAATGTGAGGATCCTGCTTGCCGAGATGAGAATCCGGGAGCAAGAGCCAAAGCTTGGTGCCCTATGTCGATGGGTGCGAGATCTGGACATCATCAGCGGCCTGTCTACGATACccggtggtggcgatggcACGGCTATCCGGCGCAGCGAACGGGACGAGCAACGCCTGCGGGTTATCGACGCCATCCTCCGTGTCACCGGTCCCGTCGATACCAATCCAAACGCCGTGCCAATCTCGTGCAACCCGGGCATTGCTCTCCAAGAGATCTGGGACCTCCGCCCCTCCACACCCTCGGAACAGGTATACGCCTCGGTGCTGGACAAAACAATCTTCGAGTCGGCGCCGCCTACATTGGCCACCGGTCTCCGGGTCATTGAGACAACACCAGGTCCCCTTCGCAAGCCTCCCAATCACCATGATGCCTTGCTCTACACCACAGCTCCGAACACCATACCTCTTGCCACCGAACGGGCCCCTGCCACataccaacctcacccagtTGTCCCTGGTCTTGGTGTAATTCGAAACGTCCTTTCTCCCGAAGAATGCAAGGCCATAATCGCGGCTGGTGAGACGGTCAACTTTCTCCCCGATGCCCCGATGCGGGAAGACGGTGATGTGAGCATTCTGGCGCACAACTTCTACTGGGTTGCAGACAAACTTTTCCACGACACTCTCTGGTCACGCGTGGCGCCCCATGTTCCGGCCTCGGTGAACGGACGCCTAGCACGTGGGCTCAACCGTCGTTTCCGAGTGTATCGCTACGTCCCAGGCGCCGAGTATCGCGCGCACATTGATGGCGCTTGGCCTCCTTCCGATGTCCTCCCCGACGACACCTACGTCTATGATGCCTCGCCCCCCGGAAAGAAACAAAGCTCGCTGTTTACCTTCTTGATATACCTGAACGACGAGTTCGAGGGCGGAGAAACTACCTACTTTGTGCCGGCAGCGCGAGAGGGCGTGCTCAATGCCTACCCCATCCGGCCCGTGATGGGCAATGTTGCCTTGTTTCCTCACGGAGATCCCAGAGGAGCGTTGCTACATGAGGGAACTGGAGTGAGGAAGGGGGCCAAGTACGTGATCCGGACAGAGGTGGAATACGATGTTGAGCCCAGCGAGTAAAGCAGGAGGTGAGTATCGGAGGGCCAGCATGCGCTCCGGACTCGAACACGAACGACAAAAACGACTGGCCTGGAGCACACTTCGCTTCAGCGTCCGCATCTTCAAACTTGGTGCGCATTGCCCACGTTGGTTTTAACCGCCTTGCACGCCTTGCCCATCTGCCACGATACGCAGCTTGACTGGACTGGTGCAGGAGGCTGCTCGCTGATTGGGCCAAGAGAGCGGCGTTATGGATTGTCGTGGCGGCCGTCCTGACGGTCGTACCTGCCAAGCCTAACATGAGTTGGGCACCAGAATGGAGACATGGAACGCGCAAGCTGGCGGAGCCGGCTTGTTCAATGCCGAACAGCGTTTTCACTCGGTCTTGCTGGCAAGGGTTTGAGCCTGTATGGTAACTGGCGGTCGATGAGAATGCTTGTCAAGCGTATAGATGTGCAGCTTGAAAGCCTTGATAGCCCAAGAGAgacccaaacaaacaacaaggGCTGCTGGCTGCCCAAGTGGCATGCTTCAGTTTGACTCCATCAACTACTTATAGCTTTTGCATCCGAGTACATACATTGCACCgttttggagttttggggggcaTCTCCACCTCAAACATACATGCTTGTTGTGACGTCTCGAGGTGTTAGCACCCTCGCCGCGGTctccaacaccgccatcatgtcTACCTCTACGGTCGAGAAACGATATCTACATAGCACGAGCTACAGCGAAGCTGTAGTGTCGGACAACTACTCATTCTCGTATGTGCCACTATTTGCTCCATTCCTCCCAGCCAAGGTTCAGATCTAACACGAACCAGGCCATTCAGCAGCCCCCTCACCAGCCTGAAGTTTCGAAACGGCATGTGCTTGACTGCACATCGAGAGTTCCTCATCCAGAGCCCCAAGCTGGTCTCACTCATCACTCGTCACGATTCCTTCCCCGAAACCATCAGCCTTCCAGAGGTTTCTTACGCTGCTGGCCAGATCCTGGTTGCCCACCTCTACAGCGGCCGCTGGACGGAGCTGGCATGGTTCGGGCCTGATGGCGGCGGCCTCGAAGATATTGCCAGATTGGAAACAGCCCTCGAGGTCTACCTGGCCGCCAGGAAATACGAACTCTGCAGTCTCGAGGCTCTCGCTCAGATCCACATTGAGCAAGACGCAGCCAGGCTGGACATTTTTACTGTCATCGATGTCGCCAAGAGAGTGTATCCCGTGCCTGACAGCAACGACACTTGGTTCCAGCAGCATATCAAATCCCGCATCAAGGCCGATTTTGACAAGCCGGACGCTGCTCTGCTGGCCAGGCTGGATACCAACTTTGCTGATGAGTCCTCTATCATCAAGCTGGTCTTGAAAGGCATGCTCGAGGCCTATCGGGACAAGACTGAGGCTCTGGCCCAACAGGCTGCAGCGTTGAAGAGACCTTGCACACCATCTAGTGACGGGTcttttgaggaggttgagtgCCCATCGCTGCGGACTGTGGTTGAGGATAAAGCTGTTGTCTGTAGCAAGGAGGACAGCCAAACCACATCTGCCCCCACGGCACCGCCTGCTTTGCTACCTACCGAGGTGGCCGTCGAGGTCTCAACAACACATGCCAATCCACTGCTCGATAAGTCGGTTTACGAGATTGCACCTGAGGCATTACATGCGACTGAAGAGCCGACAGTGCCGAATGTTACTCCCGTGCCTGAGCCAGAGCTTCAGGCGCAAGTATCGGACCACAACGGCAACAGCAGCGGCGCCACGACAACAAGGATCAAACTGAAGAAGTGCAAACACAAGTCGACCAAGGCGCGCTGGGAGTGCAAGGCGTGCGGAAGGTGCACCAGACCCTCATGTGTGTCATGCAAGTGCAGGATGTGCACGGTCAAATGTCGTGAGGAAAACCATCGAGCTGTTTCTGACCCAGTGGTTGAAGAGAAGGTTTCACCTGAGGTGGTGCCTGAGGTCGTTGTGGCAGAGCCCGCTCCAGTCCAggcggaggatgatggctggGATTTTGCGGGCACAAGTAGTAAGACCTTTGCGAGGAATGCCCAGATCgatgcggcggcggcggcggcggtggtggtggtggcggaaCCAGAGCCCGAACCGACGCCTGTGCCAGAACCACAGTCCATTGTCGAAGATATTCCGCGAGACTCTTTTGATATCGCCAATAACGACAGGAAAaaggaggcgaagaaggggaagcaGAAGGCTGTGGTTCGCCCAGAGACTGAACCCGTGATGCGGGAGATTGAGCCAATCCCCCTGATGGAACCGGCTGCAGGACCAAAATCGAAGCCATCGATGGAGGACAACCCCTGGGCGTTTCCATCGACAAAGTTCACGAAaaagaaggcaaaggccgTCGTCGGCACTGGATCGGAACCTGTAAGTGAGACCGGGAATGCCCAGCTCATCGCCGAGATTGAGCGTGGTTTTCCTCAGGGTGGGTGGGACTTTTGGGGAACGTCAAAAAAGCGATAGGTTAGCTTCTAATATGTGATGTGATAGCAGGTGGTTAGATTGTCATTGATCTTCTCAAGTATTATAGTTCGTTTCCAGttccctcctcgccatgtTCACTTCTCGATAATCCCTCCCCTTAGAAAATCCATCCAACGTCGCAAAGAACAGCGTCGAAACaatccccaccaccgacacAGCACTGCTGCACAGTATACTCATTTCTCGGGTGTGATTTGAGAAACAGCGCGAGCAACGTATTCCACAGcatcacaacccccaccactaCCGCGATCCCAACACCTTTCTTGCAAAGCCCCACGACAGCGACGATGTATTTTCTTGCTGTCCCCTCTTTTCGGGTgacaccctcttcctcttccaccgccatccttctctccccctctgTCAGAACCACACCTCGGTCTCCCCGGCAGAGTAATAATCCCATCAATAATtgaacaaccacctccacccccgcaGCCCATGACGTCCGTCCATACTGCTGTAAATCCCACTCTGTGGGCGCGGGCCGAAGCCATCGTCAGCCATTTTGTGACGCTCGAGACTGGGAGGTCGAGCAGGGATGGAAAAAAATGAAGCTCCACAGCAGAGAGGGTTGGTTGTTCTGGGAAAAATGCAAATGCAAAAGTGAAGGTCGTGCCCGGAATCGAACCGGGGTTGCCGGAATTGTCCGATGCTATCAGAATCCGGAGTGATAACCGCTACACTACACAACCGACGGTTGTATCTGTCCAGTCCAGAAGGAATGTGACCCTTTGCTGTCCACACTAAACAATTGTCATGCATGTTTTCTGGATCGCCACTTCGACATTGAAGAAGCCGCAACGATTACTCTTTACCTAACATATCACTACCTGGTATCCTTTACCGAGTCTCCTGTGTGTCTGGAatctcaccctcaccacccccctcctcgtctctttcttcctcttcctgttcctcgtcctcctcgctctcctcctcaatatcCACCATCCCAATCGGCACAGCCTGCACCGCCGTACCCGTCCTCTTACTCCCGATCAACATCTTGtacgcctccaccacctcaagaAACACGTCCTGCTTCCGAAAGAATTCCGACTGCGccctcatctccacctccagcgTATCCTCCGCCCCCCTGGACGTCTGTGAAAGCAAAACCTGGCTACCCCCAATACTCTGACTGCCTCCCATCACAGCGGGAGTACTCCCTGTTCTGTGCGACGCAGAGGCAACACCGGAATACCTAGGAAAATGCatccccaacgccaccacACTCTCCGGCCCGGTGAGTCCCCGACAGATGTGCAGAACCGCCCCGGAGAGAGCGGGACACTCCTTCTCAAACACCTTTTGGTGTCTCAACTCCCGCAGCAAACTGCTCCGTATCAAGTGTTGGTTGATCTCCAGTATTGCCTTCAGCGCGTTCAACCGTGTGCCCAAACTAGCGGGCCAGACGGAGGCGGCGTGGATGTACCTGATGTTGGTCTGCACGCCGCGGGCGGTCATGATGGCTTCGAAGTCGGAGGGGGATATCGTGTCGAGGGATAGGGGCCGGAAGGCGGATTTGACGGCTGTGACGATCGCGTCAAAGGCAACGGTTTGATCGGGGACCGGGGTGTTGAGCTCGTCGAAGCGGGCGGAGAGGTAAGAGGCAGTTTTGCGGCGGCAGGGTTTGCCCGAGGTGACGAGGTGGGAGATGAGCTGGCGGACTTCACGGTCGGAGAGGACGGTGCTAAGGATTGTGCGACAGTCTTGGATGGGCAGCTGGGAGGCGACGGTAGGGAGGCCCATGATGGCAGAGGgggtgagtttggaggttgCTTTTGGTTTCATTTTGAGTCGGTTGGGGATAAGGGCACTGGTGGTtgggatgagggtgaggggggaggagaaaccTGGGTCGGTTTGTCTGCGCTGTCGCTTCGCGGcgctcttgctcttgctaGGTGTCCGTGGGGTTGGGGCATGGATGCCGTCGCCTTTACCGTtgtcgtcgccgtcgccgccgccgtcgtccTGGAGTCGCTTCATGATGCCGGGCTGATGGGGGATGGGTCTCAAGGGTATCAGCATCTCAATGCGGGACCCAAACAACTGGGCGAAGCGTcaccgctgccgctgccctCAAGGGAAGGTGAACAAGGTGCAAGTGCCTGCCTACAAAAGATGCACACCTGTGCTGGAGATTTAGGCTTCACCGGACCCCCACCGCATTCTGCCCCGCAAGGTTCGACATCAAGACATGACTGGAAACGAAACTGCGTGTACTTCACCATGAACGCCCAAGGTGTGTCGCCATCAACAGACCGCTGCCTTATATTTGCGGCCACAAAATTATGCAGGATTAGAATAATTAATTACAGGAAGAAACTAGCACACCGTCACCGCAACCCGtctccaacccacccaaaAAATCAAATCTAGTTGGAGATCTTGCAGAGCTTGCCGACCTGGGTGGTTAACCAGCTGGGCTGGCCCTGGATGGTCCACCTCTCGGCACCGACGGCAGTGGGAGCCCAGAAGAGATCGTTGGGGTCGACCTCCCGCTTGATGCTGAGCAGGCGCTGGTAGTTGGTgccgaagaaggcctcgccaAAGTTGGGCTCCATGACATCGCCCTCGTTGCCGTAGCCACCGGGGCCCCAGGCACGGAGACGCTCCATCCAGTCGTGGGTaatcttgttgttggtggcggcCAGCTCGGGCTCGGGGGTGCCAGGGGCCCAGCCGGCGCCCATGATGGCGAACCAGATGGCGTCGCGCCAGTGGGAGTTGGCGGCCGAGTTGGGAGTGCCCTCGGTCTGGCGGGGGTTCATGTTGTACTGGATGAGCGCGGAGCCCTCCTCGACAATGGCGCGCATTTCGTCGAATAAGGCGTCGCGGTTGGTCGAGTTGTTCCAGACGCTGGCGGGGAACATGCGGGAAGCGGTGCgcatgttgctgttggccaCGGACTCGGCAGGGAAGTACTGGGTCCAGACGTCATAGAGGTTGTCCTTCTCGAAGAAGTTGGGGGTGAAGGCGAGACCCATGGCAGTCCACTCATCGAGGAGAGGCTGGACGTGAACCTTGAACTGGGCGAGGGTCATGTTGGGCATCatgaaggggtggaaggtcCAGCTGTAGCCACCGGCGGCGGTAAATAGAGGGAAGACGGTGGAGTAGCCATAGACGCCCTGGGCGGCATAGCCGGGGAACTTGCGCCAGTAGGCATACATGGCCTGCCAGAAGACGGCGATGCTGTTCTCGGACTCGGGGCCGGCGTTGAGGGTCATGGAGAAACCAGCAAACTTCTGCTTGGGGTGGACCTTGACAGTGATGGAGGTGACGACTCCGAAAgtgcccccgccgccgccacggAGAGCCCAGAACAGGTCGGTGTTCTTGGTCTCGGTGGCAGTAACGAAGCGGCCGTTGGGGAGGACGACATCGATACTGAGGACCTGGTCGGAACCAAGACCATACTTGCTGCTCAGGGGCGAgtggccaccaccagcaaggTAACCACcggcaacaccaacaccgggGCACTCACCACCGACAGCGGTGACACCGAGGCTGTTGGCGGCCGCATAAAGCTCACCAACCTGGACACCGGCACCAAGCTTGAGGGCAGGGCCATTGTAGGAAGGGCTGCGGAACGACTTGACATActtgatgtccttgaggttgtgggTCCAGATCGAGAGGGCACCGGCGCCAGTCGACTTACCAAGGAAGTCGTGGCCCGTGTTATGGACGACAAGACGGAGGTTCTGGTTGCGGGCAAAGTTGACGGCAAGCTGAACTTGATAGACGCTGCGGATCTTCACAGAATAGGAGGGGAAGCTGCCCATCTCGCAGGTGCCGGTCTGGCCGTTCTGGGGCATGCACGTCTCGCCCTGGTAGAGGGGGGACATGACCGAGGTGGGATCACTCGCGTGAAGAGCAGACTGAGCCCAGTTGGCAAGCACATATTGGCATTTGGCAGCATTGTAGACGCCGCTATTGGGGTAGCAGACGGCACCGATGGGGACAGTCTCGATGAGGGCGCCACCGGTCAGGAGGTTGAAGACGGTCCAGCTCAGACGGGATGGCCAGGCACGGTCACCGGGGAACACC from Podospora pseudocomata strain CBS 415.72m chromosome 3, whole genome shotgun sequence includes:
- a CDS encoding hypothetical protein (CAZy:AA7; EggNog:ENOG503NXMG; COG:C) — its product is MIAVSLSRALLLAGTFARLGLAQTEPTILAEDGSVLSANETTVAPAAEAEVVEDAGEVLLLTDAVLANLTALDLSDINLFTFDEDVSGVTTKRSFSRGFQVGDCKVFPGDRAWPSRLSWTVFNLLTGGALIETVPIGAVCYPNSGVYNAAKCQYVLANWAQSALHASDPTSVMSPLYQGETCMPQNGQTGTCEMGSFPSYSVKIRSVYQVQLAVNFARNQNLRLVVHNTGHDFLGKSTGAGALSIWTHNLKDIKYVKSFRSPSYNGPALKLGAGVQVGELYAAANSLGVTAVGGECPGVGVAGGYLAGGGHSPLSSKYGLGSDQVLSIDVVLPNGRFVTATETKNTDLFWALRGGGGGTFGVVTSITVKVHPKQKFAGFSMTLNAGPESENSIAVFWQAMYAYWRKFPGYAAQGVYGYSTVFPLFTAAGGYSWTFHPFMMPNMTLAQFKVHVQPLLDEWTAMGLAFTPNFFEKDNLYDVWTQYFPAESVANSNMRTASRMFPASVWNNSTNRDALFDEMRAIVEEGSALIQYNMNPRQTEGTPNSAANSHWRDAIWFAIMGAGWAPGTPEPELAATNNKITHDWMERLRAWGPGGYGNEGDVMEPNFGEAFFGTNYQRLLSIKREVDPNDLFWAPTAVGAERWTIQGQPSWLTTQVGKLCKISN